A DNA window from Selenomonas sp. oral taxon 126 contains the following coding sequences:
- the cydB gene encoding cytochrome d ubiquinol oxidase subunit II: MDYNILWFVLIVVLFTGFFFLEGFDYGVGTLLTLLSDKESDRSQVIRTIGPVWDGNEVWMITAGGATFAAFPHVYATMFSTFYLALFLMLVALILRGVAFEFRHQRPDDAWQRRWSYAIAFGSIVPAFLWGVAVTNLIAGLPIGSNMVYQGNFFDLLTPYTVVGGVTFLTVFAFHGAAFLRLRLTDRYLLDRARVLGLKFGVAAALLYVLCMILTYVETDLYSSSVAAGALVISAAAFVAALGAMYKGAQLPAFMLGSLAIVGTTVGFFAGLFPRLMVSSLNPGYSLTIYNASSTEYTLSIMTIAAAILVPVVLAYQIWTYYIFRKRISPSDTGHQAY; this comes from the coding sequence ATGGACTACAATATTCTCTGGTTCGTGCTCATCGTCGTCCTCTTCACGGGATTCTTCTTCCTTGAGGGATTTGACTACGGTGTCGGCACGCTGCTCACACTCCTCTCGGACAAAGAAAGTGACCGTTCGCAGGTCATCCGTACGATCGGACCCGTCTGGGACGGCAATGAGGTCTGGATGATTACGGCGGGCGGCGCAACCTTCGCGGCATTCCCGCATGTCTATGCCACGATGTTCAGCACGTTCTATCTCGCGCTCTTCCTCATGCTCGTCGCGCTCATCCTGCGCGGTGTCGCATTCGAGTTCCGCCATCAGCGTCCCGACGATGCGTGGCAGCGCCGCTGGTCGTATGCGATTGCGTTCGGCAGCATCGTCCCCGCATTTCTCTGGGGCGTTGCCGTCACAAATCTGATCGCGGGTCTTCCCATCGGCTCCAATATGGTTTATCAGGGCAATTTCTTCGATCTCCTGACCCCATACACGGTGGTCGGCGGCGTAACCTTCCTCACGGTCTTTGCCTTCCACGGCGCGGCGTTCCTGCGCCTGCGTCTCACGGATCGCTATCTCCTCGACCGTGCCCGCGTGCTCGGTCTGAAATTCGGTGTGGCAGCAGCACTCCTCTACGTGCTCTGCATGATCCTCACATATGTTGAGACGGATCTCTACAGCAGCTCCGTCGCTGCCGGTGCTCTCGTCATTTCGGCGGCGGCATTCGTTGCAGCACTTGGCGCAATGTATAAGGGGGCACAGCTGCCCGCATTCATGCTCGGCAGTCTTGCCATCGTCGGGACGACGGTCGGCTTCTTCGCAGGACTCTTCCCGCGTCTCATGGTCTCAAGCCTGAATCCCGGATACAGCCTCACGATCTACAATGCGTCCTCGACGGAGTACACCCTCTCCATCATGACGATCGCGGCGGCCATTCTTGTGCCCGTCGTCCTCGCCTATCAGATCTGGACGTACTACATCTTCCGCAAGCGCATTTCACCGAGTGACACCGGTCATCAAGCATATTAG
- the cydC gene encoding thiol reductant ABC exporter subunit CydC, with protein sequence MTAALFRLLAVAAPSKALPALLAGVLAAGAGIALIGTAAWIIASAALQPPLSALALAITMVRACGIGRAVFRYLDRLLSHRLAFACYEDFQQATYRRSAAVIPLREGNVREGEFLHDLLTGCETLRDFYLRTVPQPLIAGILTAAICAALLPLSSFGVLLIVLLYLLHLTLPHLLHRSYLRMESTVYRSVLLDRLDGRTELAAAGTLTRTQGQLDRAAEDFQQKQNEKRTKRERLFTLLDVLRVTVWIFLIVLLTPCVADGTLTGVQYAVWVLVLEAVLSEYRPLPAASLGAVESVRAAETILPVRQAAPAENVSATPPPIETSPPLIAAKNIAFGYHPSVPIVRELSFTIRRGEHTAIIGESGAGKTTLASLLLRLWEPDSGTISYGGVPHTALSADASRALFGASLQGSYLFSTSTRDNFLRLHEDMDEQRMWRALETAQLADVVRALPAGLDEPLGANAARLSGGQRSRLLTALALASDAPLLLLDEPTAGLDAERGARLIEGVLAALDARGGTLIVITHDLPLLDRMKQVIEL encoded by the coding sequence ATGACGGCAGCACTCTTTCGCCTGCTTGCAGTTGCGGCTCCAAGCAAGGCACTGCCTGCACTGCTTGCGGGGGTACTTGCGGCGGGTGCGGGCATCGCCCTCATCGGTACGGCTGCGTGGATCATCGCAAGCGCGGCACTGCAGCCTCCTCTCTCTGCGCTTGCGCTTGCAATTACGATGGTGCGCGCCTGCGGAATCGGTCGCGCCGTCTTCCGCTACCTCGACCGTCTGCTCTCTCATCGCCTTGCATTTGCCTGCTATGAGGATTTCCAGCAGGCAACCTACCGCCGCTCTGCTGCGGTGATTCCTCTGCGGGAAGGCAACGTTCGCGAGGGGGAGTTTCTGCACGATCTCCTGACGGGCTGCGAAACTCTGCGTGACTTCTACCTGCGCACCGTTCCGCAGCCGCTCATTGCCGGCATCCTCACCGCAGCAATCTGTGCTGCGCTGCTCCCGCTCAGTTCATTTGGCGTACTGCTCATTGTCCTTCTCTATCTCCTCCATCTCACCCTGCCCCATCTGCTCCACCGCAGCTATCTACGCATGGAGAGTACCGTCTATCGCAGTGTCCTGCTCGACCGTCTCGACGGACGTACGGAGCTCGCGGCAGCGGGTACACTCACACGAACGCAGGGACAGCTTGACCGCGCAGCAGAGGATTTTCAGCAAAAACAGAATGAAAAACGCACGAAACGCGAGCGGCTGTTCACGCTCCTCGATGTCCTGCGTGTCACGGTCTGGATTTTCCTGATTGTTCTGCTTACGCCGTGCGTCGCGGACGGGACATTGACGGGTGTGCAGTACGCCGTCTGGGTACTCGTCCTCGAAGCCGTGCTCAGCGAGTACCGCCCTCTGCCCGCCGCAAGCCTCGGCGCAGTCGAATCGGTGCGGGCGGCGGAGACAATCCTGCCCGTACGGCAAGCCGCTCCCGCAGAAAATGTGTCTGCGACTCCCCCACCCATTGAAACGTCTCCCCCTCTGATTGCGGCGAAGAACATAGCATTTGGCTACCATCCCTCCGTTCCCATCGTGCGCGAACTCTCCTTTACGATTCGACGCGGGGAGCACACAGCAATCATCGGTGAGAGCGGCGCAGGCAAGACCACGCTCGCAAGCCTCCTCCTGCGCCTCTGGGAGCCCGACAGTGGTACAATCTCATATGGAGGAGTACCGCATACCGCCCTTTCTGCCGACGCATCACGCGCCCTCTTTGGAGCTTCCCTGCAGGGGAGCTATCTCTTCAGCACATCGACGCGCGACAATTTTCTGCGTCTGCATGAGGATATGGATGAGCAGCGGATGTGGCGGGCACTGGAGACGGCGCAGCTTGCCGATGTGGTACGGGCACTTCCTGCGGGGCTGGACGAACCTCTGGGAGCGAATGCCGCACGGCTCTCGGGCGGACAGCGCAGCCGCCTTCTCACGGCGCTTGCCCTTGCCTCCGATGCCCCGCTGCTCCTCCTCGATGAACCCACAGCAGGACTGGATGCAGAGCGTGGTGCACGCCTGATCGAGGGCGTACTCGCGGCACTCGATGCACGCGGCGGTACGCTCATCGTCATCACGCACGACCTTCCCCTTTTAGACCGTATGAAACAGGTGATAGAACTATGA
- the cydD gene encoding thiol reductant ABC exporter subunit CydD, producing the protein MKKKKSILLSVLHAQRNSLLMRAAIELLHGGLVVTAAWETAVIVNTVFMEHGGLTGTASDLLMLFLCVLSMALLCLPKERIEAQLSHRVRLSARTALHEAMLLHGRSSAGALTLTLERVDALDPFFHTVVPTMIAGVVLIPIILVVTAFADPLSALLFLVTLPIAPFLLFLIGKATRRASERQWDKMQALTNGFGELVRAAMTLKIFRRIDAEGAHLAHMSHSFAEASLSVLRLAFVSAFALELITTLSIALIAVSIGLRLLDGMMTFQTAFFVLILAPLFYQPLREGGIAFHAAMDAKTAETALLPYVDLPSPTDGARSQILSPPAVHTENISYRYPLTEEEVITDLHLFFPAGKSTVLAGASGIGKSTLLLLLAGQIAPSEGKIVLSDGAGEGNSFDLAQLSEKTRTHLITYVPQEPHIFTATLAENVSLWLEDATDEAVTAALEAAALDDFLHALPEGLRTPLGAGGHPLSAGERHRLGLARAFFQNRPIVLLDEITAGLDGDTEALVIDALTRFAHHRTLILTSHRPALIAWADRVITLGGGDV; encoded by the coding sequence ATGAAAAAAAAGAAGTCCATTTTACTCTCTGTACTGCATGCACAACGGAATAGCCTCCTCATGCGTGCGGCGATCGAACTCCTCCACGGGGGGCTCGTCGTCACAGCGGCATGGGAGACTGCCGTCATTGTGAATACGGTGTTCATGGAGCACGGCGGACTGACGGGAACAGCATCAGATCTTCTGATGCTGTTTTTGTGCGTCCTCTCAATGGCTCTGCTGTGCCTTCCAAAAGAACGCATCGAAGCGCAGCTCTCGCATCGTGTACGTCTTTCCGCACGCACAGCACTGCACGAGGCAATGCTCCTGCATGGACGCAGCTCTGCGGGAGCACTGACGCTCACGCTGGAGCGCGTCGATGCACTCGACCCGTTCTTCCATACGGTCGTCCCCACGATGATCGCAGGCGTTGTTCTCATCCCCATAATCCTCGTTGTAACGGCATTTGCAGACCCGCTTTCGGCACTGCTCTTTCTCGTGACACTGCCGATTGCACCGTTCCTGCTCTTCCTCATCGGAAAGGCAACGCGCCGTGCGAGCGAACGTCAGTGGGACAAGATGCAGGCACTCACAAACGGCTTTGGCGAACTCGTACGCGCGGCGATGACGCTCAAGATCTTTCGCCGCATCGACGCCGAGGGCGCACATCTCGCGCACATGAGCCACAGCTTCGCCGAGGCATCGCTCTCCGTCCTGCGGCTCGCCTTTGTCTCCGCATTCGCACTGGAGCTGATTACCACACTCTCGATTGCGCTCATCGCCGTCTCCATCGGCCTGCGGCTTCTGGACGGCATGATGACGTTCCAGACGGCGTTCTTCGTGCTCATTCTCGCGCCGCTCTTCTATCAACCGCTGCGTGAGGGCGGCATCGCATTCCATGCGGCGATGGATGCCAAGACGGCAGAGACGGCACTCCTGCCCTATGTTGACCTCCCCTCCCCCACGGACGGCGCACGGAGTCAGATTCTCTCGCCGCCCGCCGTGCATACGGAAAATATCTCCTATCGCTATCCGCTGACCGAGGAAGAAGTGATCACGGACTTGCATCTCTTCTTTCCCGCAGGAAAGTCTACAGTGCTCGCAGGAGCAAGCGGCATTGGCAAGTCGACGCTACTCCTCCTGCTTGCGGGTCAGATTGCACCGTCAGAGGGCAAAATCGTCCTTTCGGACGGCGCAGGTGAGGGAAATTCATTCGACCTTGCGCAGCTCTCCGAGAAAACGCGCACGCATCTCATCACATATGTTCCGCAGGAGCCGCATATCTTTACGGCCACCCTCGCGGAGAACGTCAGTCTCTGGCTGGAAGATGCCACGGACGAAGCCGTCACTGCGGCACTTGAGGCTGCTGCTCTCGACGACTTTCTGCACGCACTGCCCGAGGGGCTTCGGACACCGCTCGGAGCGGGTGGACATCCGCTCTCTGCAGGGGAGCGTCACCGTCTCGGGCTTGCGCGTGCCTTTTTCCAGAACCGTCCGATTGTATTGCTTGATGAGATTACAGCAGGACTTGACGGGGATACCGAAGCCCTTGTCATTGACGCTCTCACGCGCTTCGCGCATCATCGCACGTTGATTCTGACATCGCACCGCCCCGCCCTCATCGCATGGGCGGATCGAGTCATCACATTGGGAGGTGGAGACGTATGA
- a CDS encoding ABC transporter ATP-binding protein, with product MEELLRAHALSLSYGSTEIIHAVDVSIHRAEIAAIIGPNGSGKSTLLKALARLLKPHSGTIEFLGTDIWRKSERDIAQKIAFLPQSAEPPGDITVLDLVRMGRLPHRKFWDMFSKEDEEICREALARTGMEPLAMRPIRALSGGERQRARLAMALAQQPEALLLDEPTTYLDIRHQLALMELVENLHETLGLTVIMVLHDLNQAVRYGERLIAVHAGKIIADGSPNDVFTRELVRDLYGVESRVSDVEIAGRHTKLCLPERVARRAHEH from the coding sequence ATGGAAGAACTGCTGCGGGCACACGCTCTTTCGCTCAGCTACGGGAGCACGGAGATCATACATGCGGTCGATGTCTCCATACACCGCGCGGAGATCGCTGCAATCATCGGCCCCAACGGCTCAGGCAAGTCGACACTTCTAAAGGCGCTTGCCCGCCTCCTCAAGCCGCACAGCGGGACAATTGAGTTCCTGGGAACAGATATATGGAGAAAAAGCGAACGGGATATTGCACAGAAGATCGCCTTCCTGCCCCAGAGTGCAGAACCGCCCGGCGATATTACAGTACTCGACCTCGTTCGCATGGGACGCCTGCCGCATCGAAAATTCTGGGACATGTTCTCCAAAGAGGACGAGGAAATATGTCGTGAGGCATTGGCACGAACAGGCATGGAGCCCCTCGCCATGCGCCCAATCCGCGCGCTCTCCGGCGGCGAACGTCAGCGTGCGCGTCTTGCGATGGCACTTGCACAGCAGCCGGAGGCGCTCCTCCTCGACGAGCCAACTACGTATCTCGACATCCGCCATCAGCTTGCGCTCATGGAGCTTGTGGAAAATCTCCACGAAACACTCGGTCTCACCGTCATTATGGTTCTGCACGACCTCAACCAAGCCGTGCGCTATGGTGAACGTCTCATTGCCGTTCATGCGGGCAAGATCATCGCGGACGGATCCCCAAACGACGTCTTCACGCGCGAACTTGTGCGTGATCTCTACGGTGTCGAGAGCCGCGTCAGCGATGTTGAGATCGCTGGGCGGCACACGAAACTCTGCCTCCCGGAGCGCGTTGCCCGGAGAGCACACGAACATTGA
- a CDS encoding ABC transporter substrate-binding protein — translation MRKIGIIAAFLCLAAAAIFLLWPSAQAPPEPKERTVTDSTGRTVTLPSHPQRVVILNPSNLDLYVAAGGADNIVGKPTSQTLSETVKEKTAAAEEVGIIHQPDIEKILALQPDLVIGTNVPFHTGLVETLGNAGVPLYIQALDDVPSLLSTLDFYGKLTGHEEDARTQAAVIQEKLDAVKTRAEGRTPPKNLLVFGSPDSFNMGTSKCFTGGLIDMLGGGNIADRAEGDGGYLPLSMEFVARENPAVIFIIVHGPAETLEPKMRRDLQESEAWADVDAVKNGRVYVLPYELFAVNPGVRAADALQTIADIMYPTPQ, via the coding sequence ATGCGAAAAATCGGTATCATTGCAGCATTTCTCTGCCTCGCGGCAGCTGCCATCTTTCTCCTTTGGCCTTCGGCACAGGCACCGCCGGAGCCAAAGGAACGCACGGTGACGGACAGCACGGGACGCACGGTCACACTTCCGTCACATCCGCAGCGCGTTGTCATCCTCAACCCGTCGAACCTCGACCTCTACGTCGCAGCGGGCGGCGCCGACAACATCGTTGGAAAGCCGACGTCGCAGACGCTCTCGGAGACGGTCAAGGAAAAGACGGCAGCCGCAGAGGAGGTCGGCATCATACACCAGCCCGACATTGAGAAGATCCTCGCGCTGCAGCCCGATCTCGTCATCGGCACGAACGTCCCCTTCCATACGGGGCTTGTGGAGACACTCGGCAATGCCGGCGTACCGCTCTACATACAGGCGCTCGACGACGTCCCTTCCCTGCTCTCCACACTTGATTTCTATGGAAAACTCACAGGACATGAAGAGGACGCGCGTACACAGGCAGCAGTGATTCAGGAGAAACTCGATGCTGTAAAGACGCGCGCGGAGGGTCGCACACCGCCAAAGAATCTCCTCGTCTTTGGTTCGCCCGACAGCTTTAACATGGGCACATCGAAATGCTTTACCGGCGGTCTGATCGACATGCTCGGCGGCGGCAATATTGCCGACCGGGCAGAGGGGGACGGCGGTTATCTGCCGCTCTCCATGGAGTTCGTCGCGCGCGAGAATCCCGCCGTGATCTTCATCATCGTGCACGGTCCCGCAGAGACGCTCGAACCCAAGATGCGCCGCGACCTGCAGGAGAGCGAGGCATGGGCAGATGTCGACGCTGTAAAGAACGGGCGTGTCTATGTACTCCCGTACGAACTCTTCGCCGTGAATCCCGGCGTCCGCGCCGCGGATGCACTCCAGACGATCGCGGATATCATGTATCCAACGCCGCAGTGA
- a CDS encoding cytochrome ubiquinol oxidase subunit I translates to MEEVLLSRWQFAITTIYHFLFVPVTLGMAIFVALLETCYVRTKKPEWKKTCRKLLNFFGTLFLINFAMGVVTGLVQEFQFGMNWSEYARFMGDIFGAPLALEALTAFFLESTFLGIWMFGWDKLSEKAHLACIWLVALGSNLSAFWILVANSFMQHPVGYTIANGRAEMASFFELVTNHYILGEQSHTLFAGITTAGFLVMAVSAWKLLHDTESRYAFTQAIKAGAIYTIVGVVGVIASGHLHTQYLAQASPMKLAAMEALWETEDPAPFAVVAYPNMEKGHNDFEITIPYMFTIMVHDGIQGEVRGINDLQKEAVEKFGPGDYRPHVTMLFYAFRAMVGSGFFMVLVSLVVFYLAKKDKLFSAKKLLYALPWLVIVPFIANSCGWIVAEMGRQPWLVVGLQKTVDGVSPNLTSAEIMISMIGFTVLYLLLLITALYLAFRFIRRTQITPAIEGGK, encoded by the coding sequence ATGGAAGAAGTGCTGCTGTCACGATGGCAGTTTGCAATCACCACCATCTATCACTTTCTCTTCGTCCCCGTCACCCTCGGCATGGCGATCTTTGTCGCCCTGCTCGAGACGTGCTACGTGCGGACGAAGAAGCCGGAATGGAAGAAGACCTGCCGAAAGCTGCTGAATTTCTTTGGCACGCTCTTTCTCATCAACTTTGCGATGGGTGTCGTCACCGGTCTGGTGCAGGAGTTCCAGTTCGGCATGAACTGGTCGGAGTACGCGCGCTTCATGGGCGATATCTTCGGCGCGCCGCTCGCGCTCGAGGCGCTGACTGCGTTCTTCCTCGAGTCGACGTTCCTCGGCATCTGGATGTTCGGCTGGGACAAGCTATCCGAGAAGGCACATCTCGCGTGTATCTGGCTCGTCGCGCTCGGCAGCAATCTGTCGGCGTTCTGGATTCTCGTCGCGAACTCCTTCATGCAACACCCCGTCGGCTATACCATTGCCAACGGGCGCGCGGAAATGGCGAGCTTCTTTGAACTCGTGACGAATCACTACATCCTCGGCGAGCAGTCGCACACGCTCTTTGCCGGCATCACGACGGCGGGCTTTCTCGTCATGGCGGTCTCGGCTTGGAAGCTGCTCCACGACACGGAATCACGCTATGCCTTTACGCAGGCGATCAAGGCGGGTGCAATCTACACCATTGTCGGTGTCGTCGGCGTCATCGCAAGCGGACATCTGCACACGCAGTATCTCGCACAGGCAAGCCCGATGAAGCTCGCCGCGATGGAGGCACTCTGGGAGACGGAGGATCCTGCGCCGTTCGCCGTCGTTGCCTATCCAAACATGGAGAAGGGGCACAACGACTTCGAGATCACGATCCCCTATATGTTCACGATCATGGTACATGACGGCATCCAGGGCGAGGTGCGCGGCATCAACGATCTCCAGAAGGAGGCCGTCGAGAAATTCGGTCCCGGCGACTACCGCCCGCATGTAACCATGCTGTTCTATGCGTTCCGCGCGATGGTCGGCTCCGGCTTCTTCATGGTGCTCGTCTCGCTCGTGGTGTTCTACCTCGCGAAAAAAGACAAGCTGTTCTCGGCCAAAAAATTGCTCTACGCGCTCCCGTGGCTCGTCATCGTTCCCTTTATCGCAAACTCCTGCGGCTGGATTGTCGCGGAGATGGGGCGTCAGCCGTGGCTCGTCGTTGGGCTGCAAAAGACGGTGGACGGTGTCTCGCCGAACCTCACTTCTGCTGAGATCATGATTTCCATGATCGGGTTCACGGTGCTCTATTTGCTGCTCCTGATTACGGCGCTCTACCTCGCCTTCCGCTTCATCCGCCGCACGCAGATCACACCTGCCATCGAAGGAGGGAAGTAA
- a CDS encoding FecCD family ABC transporter permease, with the protein MEASKKNFSTDIHPRTLRRRLALGVGFLALIGALLASASLGAVEIAPHDILPTLLGNGTPEDYRILYHIRLPRIVTGALTGINLALAGCILQGILKNPLADPGIIGVSAGAGLAAMCIMILLPAETKFVPLGAFIGAMIAVALVFALSWENGVHPMRMVLAGVAIAAFFGGAMTALMVFYSDRVQGTVNWMAGGFAGRSWSHAEMVLPYTLIGIAGALLGSRWLNALQLGEETARSLGVNVARARLILLVLAALLAASAVSAAGMLGFVGLVVPHIVRLLTGSDFDWLLPASALWGAALVAGADAAARVAFAPVEVPVGVFMSFLGAPFFLYLLKKSMRRE; encoded by the coding sequence ATGGAAGCATCGAAAAAAAATTTCTCCACAGACATTCATCCGCGTACACTGCGGCGGCGGCTGGCACTTGGCGTCGGCTTCCTCGCGCTCATCGGTGCACTGCTTGCGAGTGCCTCATTGGGCGCGGTCGAGATCGCCCCGCATGATATTCTTCCGACACTTCTCGGAAACGGAACGCCAGAAGACTACCGCATCCTGTATCATATTCGGCTACCGCGCATCGTCACGGGGGCTCTCACAGGCATCAATCTCGCACTCGCGGGCTGTATCCTGCAGGGCATTCTGAAAAATCCGCTCGCCGATCCGGGCATCATCGGTGTCTCCGCAGGCGCTGGACTTGCCGCCATGTGCATCATGATCCTACTGCCTGCCGAGACGAAGTTCGTCCCACTCGGCGCCTTCATTGGAGCGATGATTGCCGTAGCGCTCGTCTTTGCCCTCTCATGGGAAAACGGCGTGCATCCAATGCGCATGGTACTCGCAGGTGTTGCCATCGCCGCATTCTTCGGCGGAGCGATGACTGCCCTGATGGTGTTCTACTCCGATCGCGTGCAGGGTACGGTGAACTGGATGGCAGGAGGTTTTGCAGGGCGGAGCTGGAGTCATGCGGAGATGGTTCTCCCCTACACACTCATCGGTATTGCCGGAGCGCTACTCGGCAGTCGCTGGCTGAACGCCCTGCAGCTCGGCGAGGAGACGGCACGGAGCCTCGGCGTCAATGTCGCACGCGCCCGCCTTATCCTCCTCGTGCTTGCCGCGTTGCTCGCCGCATCCGCTGTCAGTGCTGCAGGCATGCTCGGCTTTGTTGGACTCGTCGTTCCGCATATCGTGCGCCTCTTGACCGGCTCTGACTTTGACTGGCTCCTGCCGGCGTCAGCACTCTGGGGGGCAGCGCTTGTCGCCGGTGCGGATGCTGCGGCACGCGTCGCTTTTGCACCGGTCGAAGTTCCGGTCGGCGTATTCATGTCCTTTCTAGGCGCGCCGTTCTTCCTCTACCTGCTCAAAAAGAGCATGCGAAGGGAGTGA